A single window of Microbispora hainanensis DNA harbors:
- a CDS encoding nuclear transport factor 2 family protein, with protein sequence MGVDPAADLAGLVAARTTVRHLREGDLAGLLAELRGLRDREAIRDLALLYTRAVDDHDIDTVVGMYTKDGVFDRHGDVAAGHAALRAAYAGAMDIYRTTLHTLDAHVVELTGDDTAVGWAAGHAELVTRRTTVLAAYRYDDEYRRVGDRWLFARRTIAFMYAVPADELAGGLSGTHRMRWPGTAPEPADYPESLPTWTTYRRRDAAQ encoded by the coding sequence ATGGGCGTTGACCCGGCGGCGGACCTCGCCGGGCTGGTGGCGGCCCGGACGACGGTCCGCCACCTCCGGGAGGGAGACCTCGCCGGCCTGCTCGCCGAGCTGCGCGGCCTGCGGGACCGGGAGGCGATCCGCGACCTGGCCCTGCTGTACACCCGCGCCGTGGACGACCACGACATCGACACCGTGGTCGGCATGTACACCAAGGACGGCGTGTTCGACCGGCACGGCGACGTCGCCGCCGGTCACGCGGCCCTGCGCGCCGCGTACGCCGGGGCGATGGACATCTACCGGACGACCCTGCACACGCTCGACGCGCACGTCGTCGAGCTCACCGGCGACGACACGGCGGTGGGCTGGGCGGCCGGCCACGCCGAGCTGGTGACGCGGCGGACGACGGTCCTGGCCGCCTACCGGTACGACGACGAGTACCGCCGAGTGGGGGACCGCTGGCTGTTCGCCCGCAGGACGATCGCCTTCATGTACGCCGTGCCGGCGGACGAGCTGGCCGGCGGCCTGTCCGGGACCCACCGGATGCGCTGGCCCGGCACCGCGCCGGAGCCCGCCGACTACCCGGAGTCGCTGCCCACGTGGACGACCTACCGCCGCCGAGACGCGGCCCAGTGA
- a CDS encoding acyl-CoA thioesterase → MTQRPDQLTFRLAYGDCDVVGIAYFAIYYRWMERAYTSWLYANGIRSGEMQEQLGIVTVGVNSGCDYLQTVKVFDELTCQLVLDRIGGSSYTVGYEFTRDGELVTRGTMTYACRDLEWNKTPVPEKLEALLRTLPGPRFGARDGR, encoded by the coding sequence GTGACACAGCGCCCCGACCAGCTCACCTTCCGGCTCGCCTACGGCGACTGCGACGTCGTCGGCATCGCGTACTTCGCCATCTACTACCGGTGGATGGAGCGCGCGTACACCTCCTGGCTGTACGCCAACGGCATCCGCAGCGGGGAGATGCAGGAGCAGCTCGGCATCGTCACCGTGGGCGTCAACTCGGGGTGCGACTATCTGCAGACGGTCAAGGTCTTCGACGAGCTGACCTGCCAGCTCGTGCTCGACCGCATCGGCGGCAGCTCTTACACCGTCGGCTACGAGTTCACCCGCGACGGCGAGCTGGTCACCCGCGGGACCATGACGTACGCCTGCCGGGACCTGGAGTGGAACAAGACGCCGGTGCCCGAGAAGCTGGAGGCGCTGCTGCGCACCCTGCCCGGCCCCCGGTTCGGGGCGCGCGATGGGCGTTGA
- a CDS encoding MaoC family dehydratase translates to MDVEVGAVLPEWRVPSVSAEKMKTMAALLADPNPIHFDVAAVRALGLGDRPVNQGPLNMGYVMNMLAAWSGGHDRLRRFRVRFLRNVFAGDELCASGVVTAVRTENRVRLADCDVVLTGAGGEPVLKGTATVALEPVTEEKP, encoded by the coding sequence ATGGACGTCGAGGTGGGCGCCGTGCTGCCCGAATGGCGGGTGCCCTCGGTCAGTGCGGAGAAGATGAAGACGATGGCGGCCCTGCTCGCCGACCCCAACCCCATCCACTTCGACGTCGCCGCCGTGCGGGCCCTCGGCCTGGGCGACCGGCCCGTCAACCAGGGGCCGCTCAACATGGGCTATGTGATGAACATGCTCGCCGCCTGGAGCGGCGGCCACGACCGGCTGCGCCGCTTCCGGGTCCGCTTCCTGCGCAATGTCTTCGCGGGCGACGAGCTGTGCGCGAGCGGCGTCGTGACGGCCGTGCGGACCGAGAACAGGGTACGGCTGGCCGACTGTGACGTCGTCCTCACCGGGGCCGGCGGCGAGCCGGTGCTGAAGGGGACCGCGACCGTCGCCCTGGAACCCGTGACTGAGGAGAAACCGTGA
- a CDS encoding MaoC family dehydratase N-terminal domain-containing protein: MSERTAPGPSPADPREHVGRRFPGGVFTVEPWRAWLVADTVLGEPGGEVAHPLFVWLAATGAMGVTWDELFAWFGATADDGPMFGEHETTVHRPLRVGATYRVSGEITSVDRKSGRSTGPFDVVGYRLRLHDAADGVHVADCWNSIIFPRRG, encoded by the coding sequence ATGTCTGAGCGGACCGCACCGGGACCGTCGCCCGCCGACCCGCGCGAGCACGTCGGGCGGCGGTTCCCCGGGGGAGTCTTCACCGTGGAGCCGTGGCGCGCCTGGCTCGTCGCGGACACGGTCCTCGGCGAGCCGGGCGGCGAGGTGGCGCACCCGCTGTTCGTCTGGCTCGCCGCCACCGGCGCGATGGGCGTCACCTGGGACGAGCTGTTCGCGTGGTTCGGCGCCACCGCGGACGACGGCCCGATGTTCGGCGAACACGAGACCACCGTGCACCGCCCGCTGCGCGTCGGGGCGACCTACCGGGTCAGCGGCGAGATCACCAGCGTGGACCGCAAGAGCGGCCGGTCTACCGGCCCGTTCGACGTGGTCGGCTACCGGCTCCGGCTCCACGACGCCGCCGACGGCGTCCACGTCGCGGACTGCTGGAACTCGATCATCTTCCCGAGGAGGGGCTGA